Proteins encoded in a region of the Sulfurospirillum arsenophilum NBRC 109478 genome:
- a CDS encoding FKBP-type peptidyl-prolyl cis-trans isomerase — protein sequence MTISKNSVVTLEYTITDTTKNLLDSGADPLIYLHGGYNDVFAKIEQALDGKTVGDSIKVQLTPKESFGEYDDSLVTIEERGEFDDNIYVGEQFIEVIEDEDEAVEDQKISYTIKEITKDNVTLDGNHPLAGIDVIFTATVLAVRKATAKEIKDEHARS from the coding sequence ATGACCATCTCTAAAAATTCTGTCGTAACCCTCGAATACACCATCACCGATACTACTAAAAATCTGCTTGACTCAGGTGCAGATCCGCTTATTTACCTTCATGGTGGCTATAACGATGTTTTTGCCAAAATCGAACAAGCGTTGGATGGTAAAACTGTAGGCGACAGCATCAAAGTACAACTCACTCCCAAAGAGTCGTTTGGTGAATACGATGACTCACTAGTCACTATCGAAGAGCGTGGCGAATTTGATGACAACATCTATGTCGGAGAGCAATTTATCGAAGTGATCGAAGATGAAGACGAAGCAGTAGAAGATCAAAAAATCTCTTATACCATCAAAGAGATTACCAAAGACAATGTCACACTTGATGGAAACCATCCACTTGCCGGTATTGATGTTATCTTTACTGCCACGGTTTTAGCGGTTCGCAAAGCCACGGCAAAAGAGATCAAAGACGAGCACGCAAGATCCTAA
- a CDS encoding LutC/YkgG family protein — translation MFENFKARAETSGNTEVKRFATTALALGFIEEFLEKEEVKDETGSYAVWAKSPILEQFDNEAMAQKFPGLNFKVTRELAKGAKVGITQLKWGLAETGSMAQDSTDVEQRLASALAWIHVAILPTSKIIADIPALMTKMHPKYDKYITLITGASKTADIERVLAIGVHGPERLVIVCVDDLELEGVAS, via the coding sequence ATGTTTGAAAATTTTAAAGCAAGGGCTGAAACATCGGGAAATACCGAAGTGAAGCGTTTTGCAACCACAGCTTTGGCTCTTGGTTTTATTGAAGAGTTCCTCGAAAAAGAGGAGGTTAAAGACGAAACTGGCTCTTATGCCGTTTGGGCAAAAAGCCCCATTTTGGAGCAATTTGATAACGAAGCGATGGCACAGAAATTTCCAGGTCTTAATTTTAAAGTAACCCGTGAATTGGCAAAAGGCGCTAAAGTGGGTATTACCCAGTTAAAATGGGGATTGGCAGAGACTGGCAGTATGGCGCAAGACTCAACCGATGTGGAACAACGCCTTGCATCTGCATTGGCGTGGATTCATGTGGCAATTCTTCCTACTTCAAAAATCATTGCAGATATTCCTGCATTGATGACGAAAATGCATCCTAAATATGATAAATACATTACGCTCATCACGGGAGCGAGTAAAACAGCTGATATTGAACGTGTGCTTGCCATTGGGGTGCATGGACCTGAGCGATTGGTGATTGTGTGTGTCGATGATTTAGAATTAGAAGGAGTAGCGTCATGA
- a CDS encoding 4Fe-4S binding protein, whose product MNTYKGKVAFDKEQCVLCQTCVFVCPAGAINISCVTPQQSYDFIIWHNTCTLCGNCAYFCPTGAITLSSDLAQSSPQSEKYTSITANMVEYTECPNCHEPMINVPLTMLKRGFKNVSEPITSLFKLCPKCRRDQTFAKRVL is encoded by the coding sequence ATGAACACCTATAAAGGAAAAGTTGCTTTTGATAAAGAGCAATGCGTACTTTGCCAAACCTGTGTTTTTGTCTGTCCTGCTGGAGCGATTAACATCTCGTGCGTTACACCCCAACAAAGCTATGACTTTATCATCTGGCATAACACCTGTACGTTGTGCGGTAACTGCGCCTATTTTTGTCCAACAGGGGCTATAACATTAAGCAGTGATCTAGCTCAATCTTCGCCTCAAAGTGAAAAATACACCTCAATTACTGCCAATATGGTCGAATATACGGAGTGTCCAAACTGCCATGAACCCATGATCAATGTACCTCTAACGATGCTCAAAAGAGGGTTTAAAAACGTGAGTGAACCCATTACTTCTCTCTTTAAACTCTGCCCAAAATGCAGACGTGACCAGACCTTTGCAAAGCGAGTCCTTTAA
- a CDS encoding NYN domain-containing protein, whose translation MKNISEEKRIVVLIDADNAQQSKIELILAELSTHGHIIVKRAYGDWSSSYLKNWKESLNELAVQPIQQFAYTTGKNSTDASMIIDAMDLLYTQKFDAFALVSSDSDFTKLASRLKESEIYVFGFGEHKTPISFRNACDDFIFTENLSANAETLGDAPEVKNSNKASNDDSLKELIKLLLVGWEKTQDDEGWASVSAAGAYIKRQSPDFDPRTYGSSKMTSLLAKLSEHFEMNRYQGKGTATIVDYRPVVKKAPSKARRR comes from the coding sequence ATGAAAAATATCAGTGAAGAGAAACGAATCGTTGTCTTAATCGATGCCGACAATGCACAACAAAGCAAGATTGAGCTTATCCTTGCCGAACTCTCGACGCATGGGCATATCATTGTCAAACGTGCGTATGGTGACTGGTCGAGTAGCTACCTCAAAAACTGGAAAGAGAGCCTCAATGAGCTTGCGGTTCAGCCCATCCAACAGTTTGCCTACACCACAGGAAAAAATTCAACCGATGCTTCAATGATTATTGATGCAATGGATTTACTTTATACACAAAAATTTGACGCGTTTGCACTTGTTTCAAGTGACAGCGACTTTACTAAACTTGCTTCGCGCCTGAAAGAATCAGAGATTTACGTCTTTGGATTTGGCGAACACAAAACACCTATCTCGTTTCGTAATGCCTGCGATGACTTCATCTTCACAGAAAACCTCAGTGCCAATGCCGAAACACTAGGCGATGCGCCTGAAGTCAAAAACTCCAATAAAGCATCCAATGACGATAGCCTCAAAGAGCTTATAAAACTTTTACTGGTAGGCTGGGAAAAGACACAAGATGATGAGGGTTGGGCAAGTGTTTCAGCAGCTGGAGCGTACATCAAACGCCAATCACCTGACTTTGACCCACGAACCTATGGCTCCAGTAAAATGACATCGCTTCTTGCCAAACTGAGTGAGCATTTTGAGATGAATCGCTACCAAGGAAAAGGGACAGCAACCATTGTCGATTACCGTCCCGTTGTGAAAAAAGCGCCTTCTAAAGCGCGTCGTCGCTAA
- a CDS encoding 4Fe-4S dicluster domain-containing protein, whose protein sequence is MRNHFILADSTKCVGCLSCELACAAAYAGISFEEAYSTKLPLISRNRVVKLEGKTAPLQCMHCESPSCLALCPHGVIEKMDDFVKIHEEACVGCGTCSLVCPYGAITMIQKEDRRVAVKCNLCFNRVEGPSCIRVCTTSAISVVDYDEYTKLMAQKG, encoded by the coding sequence ATGCGAAACCATTTTATACTTGCAGACAGTACCAAATGTGTCGGATGTTTAAGTTGTGAGTTAGCCTGTGCCGCGGCATATGCGGGCATAAGCTTTGAAGAAGCCTACAGCACGAAATTACCACTTATTTCACGTAACCGTGTTGTCAAGCTTGAAGGTAAAACCGCCCCACTTCAGTGTATGCACTGCGAATCTCCTTCGTGTTTAGCTCTCTGCCCGCATGGCGTCATTGAGAAGATGGATGATTTTGTCAAAATTCATGAAGAGGCGTGTGTGGGATGCGGTACTTGTTCGCTGGTCTGTCCTTATGGTGCGATCACGATGATCCAAAAAGAAGACCGTAGAGTTGCTGTTAAATGCAACCTCTGCTTCAACCGAGTCGAAGGACCTTCGTGCATTCGCGTCTGTACGACCAGTGCTATTTCGGTGGTGGATTATGACGAATACACAAAGCTAATGGCGCAAAAAGGCTAG
- a CDS encoding hydrogenase maturation nickel metallochaperone HypA/HybF produces the protein MHEYSIVASLIDLCEKEAKKHHAKAIKRLVISVGRLSGIEIHFLEQCFDTFKENTICHDATLIVELCEVVLLCSKCHEKSVVSENHFICPKCHSEDVAMVGGQELHVNSIEIIEEER, from the coding sequence ATGCATGAATACTCCATCGTCGCTTCACTCATTGATTTGTGCGAAAAAGAGGCGAAAAAGCATCATGCTAAAGCCATCAAACGCCTTGTTATCAGTGTGGGAAGACTTAGTGGCATCGAAATTCATTTTTTGGAACAGTGTTTTGACACCTTTAAAGAAAATACCATCTGCCATGATGCCACGCTTATTGTGGAGCTATGCGAGGTGGTACTTTTATGCTCAAAATGCCATGAAAAAAGTGTCGTAAGTGAGAACCATTTTATCTGTCCAAAATGTCACAGTGAGGATGTCGCTATGGTAGGTGGGCAAGAGTTACATGTAAACAGTATAGAGATCATTGAGGAAGAAAGATGA
- a CDS encoding MFS transporter, with translation MNINTFRAFQSRNYRLFFAGQSISLMGTWMQRTAVYWVIYVQTNSAFILGLSVFASQFPSFLLSLLGGTIADRYDRFKVLLFTQIASMLQAIAMTLVVVFTDYSVLELIVLSVLLGIVNAFDVPARQSLVHYMVAKKEDVGNAIALNSTMVNLARLIGPAVAGFILETFGAGICFMLNALSFIAVIISLLMLQLPAHIPQARTQKMFADLRDGLRYLKSTPSLGVLILLLALMSLLVLPYTTLFPIIAKETLGGDASIYGYLNSFVGVGALSGAILLASLKYTSNLRKLLIIATTLFGLGILLFSLSHTLLFSYLFCTIAGFGMMLHVTIINTLLQTTSDSNMRGRVISYFAMAFFGMQPLGALLIGTISHYLGAAETLLLEGCSALIIIALFLPYLWKTAKHAKPS, from the coding sequence ATGAACATCAACACTTTCAGAGCTTTTCAAAGCCGAAATTATCGACTCTTTTTTGCAGGACAATCCATCTCTCTTATGGGCACATGGATGCAAAGAACCGCTGTATATTGGGTTATTTACGTACAAACAAATTCTGCTTTTATCCTAGGGCTTAGTGTTTTTGCAAGCCAATTTCCCTCTTTTTTGCTCTCACTGCTCGGGGGGACTATCGCTGATCGATATGATCGTTTCAAAGTATTGCTCTTTACACAAATTGCTTCGATGCTCCAAGCCATTGCGATGACATTAGTGGTTGTCTTTACCGACTATTCTGTTCTAGAACTTATAGTACTTAGTGTCTTATTGGGTATTGTCAATGCGTTTGATGTTCCAGCGCGTCAGTCTTTGGTGCATTACATGGTCGCAAAAAAGGAAGATGTTGGCAATGCCATAGCGCTCAATTCTACCATGGTCAATCTAGCCCGTCTCATAGGCCCTGCCGTTGCAGGTTTTATACTCGAAACCTTTGGTGCTGGCATCTGCTTTATGCTCAATGCTCTGAGTTTTATCGCTGTTATTATTTCACTGCTTATGCTGCAATTGCCAGCGCACATTCCACAAGCACGTACGCAAAAGATGTTTGCTGATCTTCGAGATGGTCTGCGCTATCTGAAATCCACCCCCTCTCTTGGCGTGCTCATCTTGTTGCTCGCCTTGATGAGCTTACTCGTGCTTCCTTATACGACCTTGTTTCCAATTATTGCCAAAGAGACCTTAGGCGGAGATGCTTCGATTTATGGGTACCTTAACAGTTTTGTAGGTGTGGGAGCACTTAGTGGCGCGATACTTCTAGCTTCACTCAAATACACCAGTAACCTCAGAAAACTGCTCATCATCGCGACCACACTTTTTGGTCTAGGCATACTGCTTTTCTCGCTCTCTCATACCTTGCTCTTTTCCTATCTGTTTTGCACCATTGCAGGCTTTGGCATGATGTTGCACGTCACCATCATCAATACCCTGCTTCAAACAACATCCGATAGTAACATGAGAGGAAGAGTCATCAGCTATTTTGCGATGGCTTTTTTTGGTATGCAACCTCTTGGCGCACTTCTCATCGGAACGATCTCGCATTACCTTGGGGCAGCCGAGACACTTCTTTTAGAGGGTTGTTCGGCACTTATCATCATCGCACTCTTTTTACCTTATTTATGGAAAACGGCGAAACACGCCAAGCCATCATAA
- a CDS encoding NADH-quinone oxidoreductase subunit C, whose protein sequence is MKSLHVKLNEITKTLALRCHFEPNSDSLWCEIADKNLLLQLAEILQTMNARVCMITAYEKENGHELVYHFDLSGVMLNLKLHITDKSVPSITPLFKSADWTERELSEIYGIAIVNHPNPKRLFLDEALKESVLKEYYSLSTAMSGKVSQELWSKVKAEEGVNRG, encoded by the coding sequence ATGAAATCTTTACATGTAAAGCTAAATGAGATAACCAAAACATTGGCACTTCGTTGTCATTTTGAACCTAACAGTGATAGCCTTTGGTGTGAAATAGCGGATAAAAATCTGCTTTTACAGCTTGCTGAAATCCTCCAAACCATGAATGCGCGTGTGTGCATGATAACCGCGTATGAAAAAGAAAATGGGCACGAACTGGTTTATCACTTTGATCTGAGTGGTGTCATGCTCAATCTTAAACTGCACATCACCGACAAAAGTGTTCCCTCCATCACACCTCTGTTTAAAAGTGCAGACTGGACGGAGAGAGAACTTAGCGAAATCTACGGTATCGCTATTGTCAATCATCCCAATCCAAAACGTCTTTTTCTCGATGAAGCGCTAAAAGAGAGTGTTTTAAAAGAGTATTACTCGCTCTCCACAGCGATGAGTGGCAAAGTAAGTCAAGAACTTTGGAGTAAAGTGAAAGCAGAAGAAGGGGTCAATCGTGGATAA
- a CDS encoding hydrogenase large subunit encodes MDKTKVILGPFDVALEEPVYFKIEPNSDGKTIKSVDMINGFVHRGIESIVLQRNFLQNLIITEKVCALCSNNHPFTYCMAVEKIAALSLPERALYLRVVADEIKRIASHLFNLGMLAHLIHNKALMTQLLETREDFQDLKEAIWGNRMDLSANTIGGVKFDLDKTLIASIKKALDKNKSKIEAFIALFETDPALIARIGGVGVLSYENALNLGVVGPVARASGVNNDVRKRAPYAAYDKLHFDVILQKDGDVLSRAKVRLYEILESMKLLHQALDALPTGDIVLPTRTLIPEGEAISRTEAPRGELVYYLKTNGTQKPERMKWRVPTYMNWEALKVMMPNNSIDDVALIFNSIDPCISCTER; translated from the coding sequence GTGGATAAAACAAAAGTCATTTTAGGACCTTTCGACGTTGCTCTTGAAGAACCTGTTTACTTTAAAATAGAACCAAATAGTGATGGTAAAACCATTAAAAGTGTTGATATGATTAACGGTTTTGTACACCGTGGTATCGAATCTATCGTGCTTCAAAGAAATTTCTTGCAAAATCTCATCATCACCGAAAAAGTATGTGCGCTTTGTTCCAACAACCACCCGTTTACCTATTGCATGGCGGTGGAGAAAATTGCAGCGCTGAGCCTTCCTGAACGAGCTCTTTACCTTCGTGTTGTTGCCGATGAGATCAAGCGCATCGCAAGCCATCTTTTTAACCTTGGTATGCTGGCACACCTCATTCACAACAAAGCCTTGATGACACAGCTTCTTGAGACACGTGAAGATTTTCAAGACCTTAAAGAAGCCATTTGGGGCAATCGTATGGATCTGAGTGCCAACACTATTGGTGGTGTGAAGTTTGATCTTGATAAAACACTAATCGCTTCTATTAAAAAGGCATTGGATAAAAACAAAAGTAAAATTGAAGCGTTTATCGCTCTATTTGAAACCGATCCAGCACTAATTGCTCGTATTGGCGGTGTTGGAGTGCTGAGTTATGAGAATGCTCTAAACCTTGGCGTGGTTGGACCCGTAGCACGAGCAAGTGGCGTTAACAACGATGTGCGAAAACGTGCACCTTATGCTGCGTACGACAAGCTCCACTTTGATGTTATTTTGCAAAAAGATGGCGATGTACTCTCTCGTGCCAAAGTAAGGCTTTATGAAATACTCGAGTCCATGAAACTGCTTCATCAAGCGCTTGATGCCCTACCAACGGGCGATATCGTGCTTCCAACGCGCACGCTTATTCCAGAGGGTGAAGCCATCTCTCGTACCGAAGCGCCTCGTGGTGAGCTGGTGTATTACCTTAAAACCAATGGCACGCAAAAGCCTGAGCGTATGAAGTGGAGAGTTCCAACCTACATGAACTGGGAGGCGCTCAAAGTGATGATGCCAAACAACAGCATTGACGATGTTGCACTCATTTTCAACAGCATCGACCCTTGTATCTCGTGTACCGAGCGTTAA
- a CDS encoding NADH-quinone oxidoreductase subunit B family protein encodes MVDNINVYRINAGSCNGCDVELLASILVPKFGFDTLHCTYTNNPEEANIVIVTGSITTRSKPFLEATLKRLPSQKVVVAMGICPISGGVFRDSYSIEGPLDRFVDVDVNIAGCPPSPQGIVEGLIKACELWKVKVSA; translated from the coding sequence ATGGTAGATAATATTAACGTTTATCGTATCAACGCAGGCTCCTGTAATGGCTGTGATGTCGAGCTACTTGCGAGCATTCTTGTTCCAAAATTTGGTTTTGATACCCTTCATTGCACCTACACCAATAACCCTGAAGAGGCAAATATTGTCATCGTCACGGGTTCCATCACCACACGCTCCAAACCTTTTTTAGAAGCTACCCTGAAACGTTTACCTAGCCAAAAGGTGGTGGTTGCTATGGGTATTTGTCCGATTAGCGGTGGTGTCTTTCGCGATAGTTACTCCATAGAGGGACCATTGGATCGCTTTGTGGATGTCGATGTCAACATCGCAGGCTGTCCACCCTCACCGCAAGGTATTGTAGAAGGACTCATTAAAGCCTGTGAGCTTTGGAAAGTGAAGGTAAGCGCATGA
- a CDS encoding HD domain-containing protein: MPKREEALTLLKAYNGDALVTHGLAVEGTMRYFAKKAGEDEETWGIAGLLHDLDYEKYPDQHCHKTVEIMREKGYSEEIIRAIMSHGFGICTDVEPLSQMEKTLYAVDELTGLITACALVRPSRSVMDLELSSVKKKFKDLRFAAGASREVIQKGADMLSVSLDELITDVIAAMREIAPTLGLELKN; this comes from the coding sequence ATGCCAAAAAGAGAAGAAGCGTTGACACTGTTAAAAGCCTATAACGGCGATGCGCTTGTCACACATGGTCTTGCCGTTGAGGGGACGATGCGCTATTTTGCAAAAAAAGCAGGTGAAGATGAAGAGACGTGGGGCATTGCAGGGCTTTTGCACGATCTTGATTATGAAAAATATCCCGATCAACATTGCCATAAAACAGTAGAGATTATGCGTGAAAAGGGTTACAGCGAAGAGATTATCCGTGCCATTATGTCACATGGTTTTGGGATTTGCACGGATGTTGAACCACTCAGTCAAATGGAAAAGACACTTTATGCGGTGGATGAACTCACCGGTCTTATTACTGCGTGTGCACTGGTTCGTCCGAGTCGTTCTGTGATGGATTTGGAGCTTTCATCGGTCAAAAAGAAATTCAAAGATCTTCGTTTTGCCGCTGGTGCGAGTAGGGAAGTCATCCAAAAAGGGGCGGATATGCTAAGTGTCAGCCTTGATGAACTCATTACAGATGTTATAGCCGCGATGAGAGAAATCGCTCCAACGCTTGGGCTGGAGCTTAAAAACTAA
- the ldhH gene encoding L-lactate dehydrogenase (quinone) large subunit LdhH: MKEGMSASIHKALENQNLAGILDRWNYPATRAKAFEGVDFEALRSKIAGIKGEAAGRLDELAETFKKNAEANGIKVFRANSAEAARQYIANLCKEKGVKKIVKSKSMATEEIHLNHFLDEFGIQSDETDLGEWICQLAHQTPSHMVMPALHLTKEEISDLFAEETKQPLDNDIQKLVKVARKAIREKFFEADMGISGANIAIAETGSIVICTNEGNARLVTTLPKVHVALVGLEKLVPNYTDAAPILAALPRNATSQLMTSYASFISAPTLNDDRTMKEVHIVLMDNNRIKMAEDPKFKEALQCIRCAACLNVCPVYRLVTGHVFGDIYTGGIGTILTAWFNELKSAEDIQALCIGCDKCKEICPGKIDIPGLILEIRRRAATKEGLPFIYKSALQVINNRKVFHTMLRTASVLQKPFVKEGFIRHLPMFLSGLSEYRSLPSVAAVPFRDVFKTIKQPKCTEKAAFYAGCALDFVYPDAGVAIVKILNKAGIEVLFPEEQSCCGIPHWGSGSFDMAADAAERNILPLLEGNPEYVVVSCASCTTALKKEWIKILKEQHRESLIPDAKKVASRTYMFTELVDKLIKEKRLTPKEGIELHTLTYHDSCHAKRHVGVFKEPRDALSAAGYEIKEMNECDTCCGMGGSYTLKQPEISMQMLKRKLQNIEETGAEFVTAECPGCLIQLRGGLDKSGSKVKAIHPAELMVDKFK, from the coding sequence ATGAAAGAAGGTATGTCAGCATCTATCCATAAAGCACTTGAAAATCAAAACCTTGCAGGCATTTTAGACAGATGGAATTATCCTGCAACGAGAGCAAAAGCGTTTGAAGGTGTCGATTTTGAAGCACTGCGTTCGAAAATCGCAGGCATTAAAGGTGAAGCGGCAGGTCGTCTTGATGAGTTGGCTGAGACGTTTAAGAAAAATGCAGAAGCCAATGGCATCAAAGTGTTTCGTGCCAACAGTGCTGAGGCAGCACGACAATACATTGCGAATCTTTGCAAAGAAAAAGGTGTCAAAAAAATCGTCAAATCAAAATCCATGGCAACCGAAGAGATTCATCTCAACCATTTTCTGGATGAATTTGGCATCCAATCCGACGAAACAGATTTGGGTGAATGGATTTGCCAACTCGCGCACCAAACGCCTTCCCACATGGTTATGCCAGCACTTCACTTAACGAAAGAAGAGATTTCAGACCTGTTTGCTGAGGAGACAAAGCAACCTTTGGATAATGACATTCAAAAGCTGGTAAAAGTCGCACGAAAAGCGATTCGTGAGAAATTTTTTGAAGCCGATATGGGCATTTCAGGAGCGAACATTGCCATTGCAGAGACAGGCTCCATCGTTATTTGTACGAATGAAGGTAATGCTCGTTTAGTAACGACGCTTCCAAAGGTACACGTCGCTTTAGTCGGTCTTGAAAAACTGGTTCCTAACTACACGGATGCCGCACCTATTTTAGCCGCCCTCCCACGCAATGCAACCAGTCAGCTCATGACAAGTTATGCATCGTTTATCTCCGCACCTACGCTCAATGATGATAGGACAATGAAAGAGGTGCATATCGTTTTAATGGACAACAACCGTATAAAGATGGCAGAAGACCCTAAATTTAAAGAAGCGCTTCAGTGCATTCGCTGTGCCGCCTGTTTGAACGTCTGCCCTGTTTACCGCTTGGTCACAGGACACGTTTTTGGCGATATTTACACCGGTGGTATCGGTACAATTTTAACGGCATGGTTCAATGAACTTAAATCGGCTGAGGATATACAAGCGTTGTGTATTGGATGCGATAAATGTAAGGAGATATGTCCTGGTAAGATTGACATCCCTGGACTCATCTTAGAGATTCGTCGTCGTGCTGCTACAAAAGAGGGTTTGCCGTTTATCTATAAAAGTGCGCTTCAAGTCATCAACAACCGCAAGGTGTTCCACACGATGCTACGCACGGCTTCAGTGTTGCAAAAACCTTTTGTGAAAGAAGGATTTATACGACACTTGCCGATGTTCCTCTCAGGTTTGTCCGAGTATCGAAGCTTGCCTTCCGTGGCAGCTGTTCCATTTCGAGATGTCTTTAAAACCATAAAACAACCAAAATGTACCGAAAAAGCAGCCTTTTATGCAGGGTGTGCGCTTGATTTTGTCTATCCAGATGCAGGCGTGGCGATTGTTAAGATTTTGAACAAAGCGGGCATAGAAGTACTTTTCCCAGAAGAGCAATCGTGCTGTGGTATTCCACATTGGGGAAGTGGCTCGTTTGATATGGCAGCGGACGCTGCAGAGCGCAATATCTTGCCGCTTTTAGAAGGAAATCCTGAGTACGTTGTGGTGAGTTGTGCCAGCTGTACCACCGCTTTGAAAAAAGAGTGGATCAAGATACTCAAAGAACAACACAGAGAATCGTTAATCCCCGATGCCAAAAAAGTAGCATCTAGAACCTATATGTTCACCGAATTGGTGGATAAATTGATTAAAGAGAAGAGACTTACGCCAAAAGAGGGCATAGAACTTCACACGTTAACCTACCACGATTCATGCCATGCTAAACGCCATGTGGGTGTTTTCAAAGAGCCAAGAGATGCGCTCAGTGCCGCTGGGTATGAGATTAAAGAGATGAATGAGTGCGATACGTGTTGTGGTATGGGTGGTTCTTATACCCTTAAACAACCTGAAATTTCAATGCAAATGCTCAAACGAAAACTGCAAAACATTGAAGAGACGGGTGCCGAATTTGTGACAGCTGAGTGCCCAGGTTGTCTGATTCAATTAAGAGGAGGTCTTGATAAATCAGGCTCTAAAGTCAAGGCGATTCACCCTGCTGAATTGATGGTCGATAAGTTCAAATAA